The following coding sequences are from one Nicotiana tabacum cultivar K326 chromosome 1, ASM71507v2, whole genome shotgun sequence window:
- the LOC142162126 gene encoding protein trichome birefringence-like 11: MTQFKIFKKFKCLKLFEPSPGVLGCFFFTVCLFLCLFLLDYRKVSKGPHLYQQTSLFATWIGLNGLSVPYNKTEKLDFLENGAESCDLFYGNWVWDKIYPLYKSKDYKFLDEGFRCSENDRPDYFYTKWHWQPKDCKDSSRRHIIQLVCS, encoded by the coding sequence ATGAcccaatttaaaattttcaagaaattcaaatGCTTGAAGCTTTTTGAGCCATCACCAGGTGTACTTGGCTGCTTTTTCTTCACTGTTTGCTTATTCTTGTGTCTGTTTTTGCTGGATTACAGAAAAGTAAGCAAAGGGCCTCATTTGTATCAGCAAACATCCTTGTTTGCTACGTGGATTGGGCTCAATGGATTGTCTGTTCCATATAACAAGACTGAAAAGTTGGATTTTTTGGAAAATGGAGCAGAAAGTTGTGATCTTTTTTATGGGAATTGGGTTTGGGATAAAATTTATCCACTGTATAAATCAAAGGATTATAAGTTCTTGGATGAAGGCTTTCGTTGTTCTGAGAATGATAGACCTGATTATTTTTATACTAAATGGCATTGGCAACCTAAAGATTGCAAAGACAGCAGCCGCCGACATATAATCCAGttggtttgttcttga